The Terriglobia bacterium nucleotide sequence CCTGCCGCTGCATCTCTTCCGGAGGTGTGTCCGAAAGTATCGCGGCAACCATAGAGTTCGGAGCTTCTCGTGTCTTGATCAGCTTCTCTGCATGGCCTTCGCTCAGCTCACATATCGTGAGAGTTTGCGTGACATCGAAGCTTGCCAGCGCGCTGTGAGTAGCAGGTGCTATCACATGGGGATCCGTGGAAATGTTGCGCGTAACACACTGGCGCATGCTAACGAGACGCGTGACTGGCGCATCTACGCTGACTTCGCGCAAATTCTTATCAATATCGCCAGACCTCTATACGCCCACGACGACTTTGGACTCCAATTGGACGAGACCGTCTACGCGCTCGATTCCTCTACGATTGAACTCTGTCTGTCGATGTTTCCCTGGGCCAGATATCAAAAGCAAAAGGGAGCCATCAGACTTCATACGCTGCTGGATTTACGCGGCCCCATTCCTGCCTGTATCTGGGTTTCCGACGGTAAATTCGGCGATGTGACTATTCTGGACTCCTTGATCGCAGAACCCGGCGCGTTCTATATCATGGATCGTGGCTATATTGATTTTGCCCGGCTTCATGCTCTGCACGAGTCTCAAGCGTTTTTCGTTGTACGCGCTCGCGACAAC carries:
- a CDS encoding IS4 family transposase gives rise to the protein MNSGKTVFSQLMDFLPLHLFRRCVRKYRGNHRVRSFSCLDQLLCMAFAQLTYRESLRDIEACQRAVSSRCYHMGIRGNVARNTLAHANETRDWRIYADFAQILINIARPLYAHDDFGLQLDETVYALDSSTIELCLSMFPWARYQKQKGAIRLHTLLDLRGPIPACIWVSDGKFGDVTILDSLIAEPGAFYIMDRGYIDFARLHALHESQAFFVVRARDNMQFRRIYSHPVDRTTGLRCDQTIVLTGIHSPRYYPDKLRRIRYVDVENERNIVTLTNNFMLPAQVIAQLYKCRWQIELFFKWIKQHLRIKAFYGTSENAVKTQIWIAVSVYVLVAIVKKRLQLDQSLYTILQILSLTCFEKTPIYQILTDSSHEPPNSDSGNQLALFNF